ACAGTGATGTACTTACCCCAATATTCAACAGAAGGCCACCAATGCGTCTGCCGTTTCGTCTTTTATTTCTCTCAGCCAGCCTGTCGTTGTTTTCCCACATGGCTACAGCCCAAGCAATGGCCCAACAAACCGCAACACCGAGCAAGACTAATACCGAGCAACCAACAACCCCAGCTGCGCTCAGCGCTTTCCAGCCCAATTTCAAAGCGCTTCCCTACGGCCATGACACTGCACTCGTCATCGCAGATGCCAAGACCGGGAGTATCCTGTATTCACAACGGGAAGAACAGTTCCAGCCGCCAGCAAGTACCCAGAAAATGGTGACGGCACTGGCGGCCCAGTTATACCTTGGCAAGGACTACCGCTTTACTACCCAGCTTGAGCAGCTAGAGGACGATATCGTGCTGCGATTCAGCGGCGACCCGGCTTTATCACGTCAACAACTCGCTTTGCTCCTTAGCAAACTAAAGGCACACACTGGCTCCACCATTACAGGCGATCTGCTGCTCGACGGCAGCCAGTTCAGCGGTTACGAGCAGGCCCCCGGCTGGCCGTGGGATATTCTCGGGGTGTGTTACAGCGCGCCGTCGAGCAGCCTAAGCCTCGAGCATAACTGCGTGCAGGGGGCGCTTTACAGCAACCAAGCCGTCGGAGAAACGACTCGGGTCAACATTCCCAGCCACCAGCCACTGACCGTTACGACCAGTGCGCGCGTTACCACCAAAGAGCACCAGAAAGCCAACCATTGCGATCTAGAGCTGAAAGACAAGGGCAGCAATCATTACCACCTGAGTGGTTGCCTGATTAAGCGTGACAAACCGTTGCCGCTCAATTTCGCCGTGCAGGACACCCAAGCCTACATCAGCAATGTGATAAAGGCCGAGCTAAAACGACTGGGTATCAAACTGCAAGGCGAGATCAAGCGTGATGACTCGGCCAAAGGCAAGGTGATCGCACGCCATCACTCTGCCCCGCTGCACGAGCTGCTCGACACCATGGTCAAAGACTCCGACAACCTGTATGCGGACAACATCGCCAAGACCATTGGCGCTAAATACTTCCAGCAACCAGGCAGTTTTGCCAACGCCAGCAAAGCAATCAAGGCTATTTTGAAAGACAAGGCCGATATTGATTTGGATCGGGCAGTCATCGTCGATGGCTCAGGCCTCTCTCGCAATAACCGCATGACAGCGAGCCAAATGATGGAAGTGATCACTTACCTCTACAACCACGACGACACGCTGAACCTGCTCGCTACCCTGCCCGTCAGCGGCCAGAGCGGTACCTTGCGCTACCGCCAGAGTCTCCGCCACAAGCCGCTGCAAGGAAGGATCCACGCCAAGAGCGGATCGCTATACGGCACCTACAACTTGGCTGGCCTTATCAAGGCCCAGTCAGGCCAAACCCTGCTATTTGTCCAGATGGTAAGTAACTACTTCCCGCCGGAGCGAGATGACAGCCTACCCGCTATTGCCCCACCTATCGAAGTCTTCGAACGTACTCTCTATAAAGACTTATACCAGCAGTATTGATACGTCTGGGTACTGACTAGCAACAAACAAAAAAGCGAGTGGCTCATCACCACTCGCTTTTTCAATACAATCTTGTTTTGCTTAATATTCTAGGCAAGGCCTAGGAACGCATTGACCGTCTTGAAGTAAATGATCATACCAGTGATATCCACCACCGAAGCCAATACCGGGCTGACCAGTACTGCCGGGTCAAGCTTGGCCGCCCGGGCAATCATTGGCAGTACACCACCAACGGTTGTCGACAAAACGACCTGCAGCGAGATAGCCACACCGATGGCCATGGCGATATCCATCAGCTCCATACCGATTGGCAGCGACGAGCCATCGCTAAACATCATCACCCGGCCCATGATCACAACGGCAAGTACGCCGGCAATCATCAGTGCAACTCGGAATTCCTTCCACAGCACCTTGGCCCAGTCCCGGCACCGTATTTCTTCCATTGCCAGCGCACGTACCACCAGCGTCGCCGCCTGCGAACCGGTGTTACCACCTGCCGCCGCAAT
This Photobacterium gaetbulicola Gung47 DNA region includes the following protein-coding sequences:
- a CDS encoding D-alanyl-D-alanine carboxypeptidase/endopeptidase (COG2027), whose protein sequence is MRLPFRLLFLSASLSLFSHMATAQAMAQQTATPSKTNTEQPTTPAALSAFQPNFKALPYGHDTALVIADAKTGSILYSQREEQFQPPASTQKMVTALAAQLYLGKDYRFTTQLEQLEDDIVLRFSGDPALSRQQLALLLSKLKAHTGSTITGDLLLDGSQFSGYEQAPGWPWDILGVCYSAPSSSLSLEHNCVQGALYSNQAVGETTRVNIPSHQPLTVTTSARVTTKEHQKANHCDLELKDKGSNHYHLSGCLIKRDKPLPLNFAVQDTQAYISNVIKAELKRLGIKLQGEIKRDDSAKGKVIARHHSAPLHELLDTMVKDSDNLYADNIAKTIGAKYFQQPGSFANASKAIKAILKDKADIDLDRAVIVDGSGLSRNNRMTASQMMEVITYLYNHDDTLNLLATLPVSGQSGTLRYRQSLRHKPLQGRIHAKSGSLYGTYNLAGLIKAQSGQTLLFVQMVSNYFPPERDDSLPAIAPPIEVFERTLYKDLYQQY